A region from the Vicia villosa cultivar HV-30 ecotype Madison, WI linkage group LG3, Vvil1.0, whole genome shotgun sequence genome encodes:
- the LOC131662390 gene encoding uncharacterized protein LOC131662390 has protein sequence MPPKKDTTNPTDLDASIQHTNLRLDDLILANRNFEAAMEQDNLNLTRQIGELDSSVTDRLQTGFAELSKQLTQQLSQQFAAMAATSSPSRSATPGIASSLLQPSSSENVVISTSFPLLHIPLPSSQPLHRNSPSTTQLSSPQPQPPPSFSPTQPTIPSSNTVFTTYTPVSFQPTNTSFQIPFSQPFHTAPTPSPFAQPNQFFPQSSNQNPHTHQPIRNPKIELGIFDGTDVLEWLFQSEQFFGFYNIPIENRLPMAAFYMKGEALSWYKWMFQSHQLTDWHNFARALELRFGPSTYENHQAQLFKLRQHGSVAEYQANFERLGNRVLGLPSEAILNCFISGLIPEIRNELAIHQPFSISQAVGLAKLIESKLKDLKPKFPKHNTTFHPPQSAQLPYHKNPNQTATPPNFNHTTTTTLNTQPAPNPPTPTNRFPIRRITAAQREERRAKGLCFNCDEKFIPGHRCTAGKFLLLMVDEDDTINLGQEDELLTELDITTEPEETYFQLSPQAVSGHFSPKTLKFKGIIDGLHVTVLIDTGSTHNILQPRIAKHLKIPTKSIPNFSVMVGNGSQLDCCGLCPQVPITLQNHLFFIPFYLLPIEGADVVLGMEWLRTLGPILADFSIPKLSFTYNNKEITITGDSKTSPTPSSYNQLCQLLHTDSVASIHLLIFQQTPDSPLNPDPPLTNPLDTLPQSLPPEIHSVLTSHASIFQPPSGLPPSRPHDHSIPLTPNTNPVNIKPYRCPHSQKEAMTTIINDMLQEGIIKPSNSPYSSPVLLVRKKDGSWRFCVDYRALNAITIPDRFPIPTIDELFDELGSASWFTKIDLRSGYHQIRVNPDDTHKTAFRTFDGHYEFLVMPFGLTNAPSTFQSAMNDLLRPYLRRFVLVFFDDILIYSSSLSDHVTHLQLILDLLSTNQFFAKLSKCVFAVPSVDYLGHIISSHGVTPDPSIIQAVLDWPKPRSLTTLRGFLGLTGFYRRFVRHYASHAAPLTDLLRFTKFKWSPEADTAFTTLKKKMTETPVLALPDFSKLFVLETDASAVAIGAVLSQDNHPLAFFSKKMCNRMQVSSVYVREMYAITEAVKKWRQYLIGRHFHIFTDQKSLKNLLVQTIQTPEQQKWAAKLQGFSFDIFYKPGKCNQVADALSRMHAEEEAILLSVSSPTPLILNQLRQYYTTDKQGQELIAKYNSDPHMQVLYKFKNNIMLYKDKIYIPAIPEMRQHLLHEFHSTPSAGHSGTQPTLARLSSSFNWPGVYKDVKLFVESCSICQRNKYMPKRKQGLLQPLEIPKQVWEEISMDFITHLPSSFGHTVIWVICDRLSKFVHFIALPTHFTSSSLATRFSSEVCRLHGIPISIVSDRDPLFLSAFWKELFRLQGTTLKHSTAYHPETDGQTEVVNRSLETYLRCFTNDQPRKWFKFLHLAELWYNTSFHSAIGMTPFEALYGRPPPTLLDYTTGNSENVLVDKVLTDRQEILDSLKKNLTRSREKMREQANKKRITCTFAAGDLVLLRLKQYRQISVHKRDSQKLSPRFFGPFRVLRSIGEVSYELDLPPSSKIHNVFHVSQLRRYKGVDPNLDFLSLPPETTSTHTSDTEAQTQLRKEMDGEQNTTTDWELPLQKPIQTEQEGLSEAGFVEPKGKAKEVFSERRSESTSSLESTEEFFPTNALNDTPREVILGTAEACSKTLSSKVHTARDSANKRGPLDPQRIFSKQPPPNTLQSSCFPPIFRCDSSLSPTAPLTTPNDNPDSSTHSKSNEHKPIPNAHLEVKEFFWAG, from the coding sequence ATGCCTCCTAAAAAAGACACCACAAACCCTACTGACCTTGATGCCTCTATTCAACACACAAATTTACGGCTGGATGACCTTATTTTGGCTAATCGCAACTTCGAAGCTGCCATGGAACAAGACAACCTAAACCTCACCCGACAGATTGGTGAGCTTGACAGCAGCGTGACCGACAGGCTGCAAACAGGTTTTGCGGAACTCAGCAAACAGCTTACACAGCAGCTCAGCCAACAGTTTGCTGCCATGGCAGCCACTTCATCTCCCAGCAGATCTGCGACCCCAGGTATCGCTAGCTCACTCTTACAGCCTTCCAGTTCTGAAAATGTAGTCATCAGCACTTCATTTCCCTTGCTGCACATACCACTACCCTCTAGTCAACCTCTACACCGTAACAGCCCCTCAACCACCCAACTTTCCAGCCCCCAACCACAACCACCACCCTCTTTTTCCCCAACTCAGCCCACGATTCCTTCGAGCAACACTGTTTTTACCACCTACACACCAGTTTCTTTTCAACCCACAAATACCTCTTTCCAAATACCCTTTTCCCAACCTTTTCACACCGCCCCAACTCCTTCCCCTTTTGCCCAACCCAATCAATTTTTCCCACAATCTTCCAATCAAAACCCTCATACTCATCAACCTATACGTAACCCAAAAATTGAATTGGGAATTTTCGACGGCACGGATGTTTTAGAGTGGCTATTTCAATCCGAACAATTTTTTGGGTTTTACAACATTCCGATTGAAAACAGGTTACCTATGGCTGCTTTTTATATGAAGGGAGAAGCTCTAAGTTGGTATAAGTGGATGTTTCAAAGCCATCAACTAACAGATTGGCATAATTTTGCTAGAGCACTTGAACTACGTTTCGGTCCCTCAACATACGAAAATCATCAAGCTCAGCTCTTTAAGCTACGGCAACATGGCTCGGTGGCAGAATATCAAGCTAATTTTGAGCGTTTGGGAAATCGGGTTTTGGGATTACCTTCCGAAGCCATCCTTAATTGTTTCATATCCGGTTTGATTCCGGAAATTCGTAATGAATTAGCTATTCACCAACCCTTTTCTATTTCCCAAGCAGTGGGACTTGCTAAACTCATAGAGTCCAAGCTTAAGGACTTAAAACCGAAATTTCCTAAACACAATACCACTTTTCACCCACCCCAATCAGCCCAACTACCTTATCACAAAAACCCCAACCAAACCGCAACACCACCAAACTTCAACCACACCACTACAACAACACTTAACACACAGCCTGCCCCAAATCCTCCCACCCCTACAAATCGATTTCCCATCCGCCGTATTACCGCTGCCCAGCGTGAGGAACGCAGAGCCAAGGGACTATGTTTCAACTGTGATGAAAAATTTATTCCGGGTCATCGTTGCACAGCTGGTAAATTTCTGCTCTTAATGGTTGATGAGGATGACACTATCAATTTGGGCCAGGAAGATGAGTTACTAACAGAACTTGACATCACAACTGAACCAGAAGAAACCTATTTCCAGCTCTCACCGCAGGCAGTTAGTGGTCACTTCTCACCCAAAACCCTGAAATTCAAAGGAATCATCGATGGTCTGCATGTCACAGTTTTGATAGACACAGGTAGTACCCACAATATTCTTCAACCTCGCATTGCCAAACACCTAAAAATTCCCACGAAATCAATACCTAATTTTTCTGTGATGGTGGGAAATGGTTCACAATTGGATTGCTGCGGTTTATGCCCTCAGGTGCCTATTACCCTACAAAACCATCTTTTCTTCATTCCTTTTTATTTGCTTCCTATCGAAGGGGCAGATGTCGTACTTGGGATGGAATGGTTAAGAACATTGGGTCCTATACTTGCTGATTTCTCCATTCCAAAACTCTCCTTCACTTACAACAACAAAGAGATCACTATAACGGGAGACTCCAAAACATCACCTACACCCTCCTCATACAACCAATTGTGCCAACTATTACACACCGATTCGGTTGCATCCATCCACCTCCTAATTTTCCAGCAGACACCTGATAGCCCCCTTAATCCTGACCCACCTCTAACAAACCCTTTGGACACCCTTCCCCAATCCTTACCACCAGAAATCCACTCTGTCCTAACATCCCATGCTTCTATTTTTCAACCACCATCAGGCCTACCTCCGTCTCGGCCACATGACCACAGTATTCCCCTAACACCTAACACTAACCCTGTCAACATTAAACCTTACCGCTGCCCACACTCTCAAAAGGAAGCCATGACCACCATTATAAACGATATGTTACAAGAAGGCATTATCAAACCTAGTAACAGCCCTTACTCATCCCCAGTCCTGTTAGTACGAAAAAAAGATGGCTCGTGGCGTTTTTGTGTTGACTATCGCGCATTAAATGCAATTACCATTCCCGACCGTTTCCCAATACCAACAATTGATGAACTCTTTGATGAGTTAGGTTCTGCATCTTGGTTTACTAAGATTGACCTACGGTCAGGCTATCACCAAATTAGGGTTAATCCAGACGACACTCACAAGACAGCGTTCAGAACCTTTGATGGGCACTACGAGTTTTTGGTGATGCCCTTTGGGTTAACTAATGCTCCTAGTACCTTTCAGTCGGCAATGAACGATCTTCTAAGACCTTATTTGCGCCGGTTTGTTCTAGTTTTTTTTGATGACATACTCATTTATAGTTCTTCTTTATCTGATCATGTTACTCATTTGCAATTGATTTTAGATTTACTTTCTACTAATCAATTTTTTGCTAAATTATCCAAGTGTGTGTTTGCTGTTCCTAGTGTTGATTATTTAGGTCACATTATCTCTTCTCATGGTGTAACCCCGGACCCGTCAATAATTCAAGCAGTTTTGGACTGGCCGAAGCCACGCTCACTCACGACACTCAGGGGTTTTTTAGGCCTCACCGGCTTCTATCGACGATTTGTTCGTCACTACGCCTCACACGCCGCTCCCCTCACCGACTTGTTACGTTTCACTAAATTCAAGTGGAGTCCAGAAGCAGATACAGCATTTACAACACTGAAAAAAAAAATGACGGAAACTCCAGTTCTGGCTCTGCCTGATTTCTCCAAGCTTTTTGTTCTGGAAACGGACGCTTCTGCTGTGGCCATCGGTGCTGTCCTTTCCCAAGATAACCATCCTCTAGCTTTCTTCAGCAAGAAAATGTGCAACCGCATGCAGGTTTCATCCGTTTACGTGCGCGAGATGTACGCCATCACCGAGGCTGTAAAAAAATGGCGTCAGTATTTAATCGGTCGTCATTTTCATATCTTCACTGatcaaaagagtttgaaaaaTTTGCTAGTTCAGACTATTCAAACGCCGGAACAACAAAAATGGGCGGCAAAATTACAAGGGTttagttttgatattttttacaAACCTGGAAAGTGTAATCAAGTGGCAGACGCCCTAAGTCGCATGCATGCTGAAGAAGAAGCTATACTCCTCTCAGTTTCTTCCCCAACCCCGTTGATCCTCAACCAACTTAGACAATACTACACCACAGATAAACAAGGTCAAGAATTGATTGCAAAATACAACTCAGACCCTCATATGCAagtcttatacaaattcaaaaacAACATCATGCTCTATAAGGATAAGATTTACATACCTGCAATACCAGAAATGCGCCAACACCTTCTCCATGAGTTCCACTCCACTCCTTCTGCAGGTCACTCGGGTACCCAACCTACTCTTGCAAGACTGTCATCCTCCTTCAACTGGCCTGGCGTTTACAAAGATGTCAAACTCTTTGTCGAAAGTTGCTCCATTTGCCAACGCAACAAATACATGCCCAAAAGAAAACAAGGTTTACTTCAACCCTTGGAAATCCCGAAACAGGTTTGGGAGGAAATCAGTATGGATTTTATTACTCATTTACCTTCTTCCTTCGGCCACACTGTGATTTGGGTGATTTGCGATCGCCTGAGCAAATTCGTCCACTTTATTGCTTTACCTACTCATTTCACAAGTTCATCTTTGGCCACTAGATTCTCTTCGGAAGTTTGTCGGCTTCATGGGATTCCTATCTCGATCGTATCTGACAGAGACCCCCTTTTCCTGAGCGCGTTTTGGAAGGAACTATTCCGTCTCCAAGGTACTACCCTGAAACACAGCACAGCTTATCACCCGGAAACCGATGGCCAAACAGAGGTCGTGAATAGAAGTTTAGAAACTTACCTTCGCTGTTTCACGAATGATCAACCACGCAAATGGTTTAAGTTTCTGCACCTTGCTGAACTGTGGTACAATACATCTTTCCATTCTGCCATTGGGATGACACCCTTCGAAGCTCTCTACGGTAGACCACCGCCTACCCTCTTAGACTACACCACAGGTAATTCTGAAAATGTGTTAGTTGATAAGGTCTTAACCGATAGACAAGAAATACTTGACTCTTTGAAGAAGAATCTGACTAGGAGCAGAGAAAAAATGAGAGAACAAGCAAACAAAAAGAGGATTACCTGTACCTTTGCCGCAGGCGACTTAGTTTTGCTTCGTCTAAAGCAGTATCGGCAGATCTCGGTGCACAAGCGCGATTCCCAGAAACTCTCCCCTAGATTCTTCGGTCCTTTCAGAGTTTTACGCAGCATCGGTGAGGTATCTTACGAACTCGACCTTCCTCCTTCGTCAAAGATTCACAACGTCTTCCATGTCTCCCAATTGCGTCGGTACAAAGGGGTGGATCCAAACCTTGATTTCCTTTCTCTTCCACCTGAAACGACATCTACACACACTTCAGACACGGAAGCTCAAACACAGCTAAGGAAGGAAATGGACGGCGAACAAAATACAACAACAGATTGGGAGTTACCTTTGCAGAAACCGATTCAAACTGAACAAGAAGGACTTTCGGAGGCTGGGTTTGTAGAACCCAAAGGAAAAGCGAAAGAAGTTTTCTCTGAGAGAAGAAGTGAGAGCACTTCATCTTTAGAGTCAACTGAAGAGTTCTTCCCAACTAATGCTCTAAATGATACCCCACGTGAAGTTATCTTGGGAACAGCTGAAGCGTGTTCCAAAACTCTGAGTTCCAAAGTACACACGGCTCGAGATTCAGCTAACAAAAGGGGACCGTTGGATCCTCAACGTATCTTTTCGAAGCAGCCTCCACCGAACACGTTGCAATCCAGCTGTTTCCCACCCATTTTCAGATGTGACTCCTCACTGTCTCCCACGGCCCCACTCACTACTCCAAATGACAATCCAGATTCTTCTACCCACAGCAAATCCAACGAACACAAGCCTATTCCTAATGCGCACCTTGAGGTCAAGGAGTTTTTTTGGGCCGGATAG